The DNA window CGGCCGATGATGATAGCTTGTCGCTGAAGGGTAAGCGCATCGCCATCAGCGCCACCGGCACAGACCATTATTTCGATCTGCAGGCCTATAATGCTCAGATCGCAGAGGTGAAAAGACTCGGCGGCGAACCGATCGCAGTCGATGCAGGCCGCAACGACGGCAAGCTCGTCGCGCAGCTTCAGACGCTGATTGCGCAGAAGCCGGATGCTATCGTCCAGATTCTCGGCACTCTCAGCGTCATCGACCCGTGGCTGAAAAAGGCTCGTGACGCTGGCATTCCGGTACTGACCGTCGATGTCGGCTCCACGAATTCCATCAACAACACGACCTCGGATAATTGGGGCATTGGCAAGGACCTCGCCTTACAGCTCGTCTCCGATATCGGTGGCGAAGGCAATATCGTGGTCTTCAACGGCTTCTACGGGGTCACGCCCTGCGCGATCCGCTACGATCAGCTCGTCAATGTCGTCAAATATTTCCCGAAAGTGAAGATCATCCAGCCGGAACTTAGGGACGTTATCCCGAACACGGTCCAGGATGCCTTCACGCAGATCACCGCGATCCTCAACAAATATCCCGAGAAGGGATCGATCAAGGCGATATGGTCCGCCTGGGATATTCCACAGCTTGGCGCGACCCAAGCTCTCGCGGCAGCCGGGCGCACGGAAATCAGGACGTACGGCGTCGATGGAAGCCCGGAAGTCCTGCAGCTTGTCGCCGATCCAAATTCGCCCGCGGGCGCCGATGCCGCCCAGCAGCCAGCCGAGATCGGCCGCACCGCGATCCGAAACGTCGCCAAGCTTTTGGCCGGCCAGACCTTGCCGCGAGAAACCTATGTGCCCGCACTGCTGGCCAACAAGACAAACGTCGCCGAGGTAACCAAGAAGCTCGGTATCGGGTGAACGTCTGGCAGATGATGCGGCTGGGGCCGCATCATCTCACCTCCATTGGATCGATGAAATGACAGCCTTGGCTCCACAATTCGAAAAGACCGATGACCACGTCATTCACTTTGATCGTATCGTGAAACACTTTGGCGGGGCACAGGCGCTTGCCGGGGCTTCCGTCACGATACGGCCCGGCACGGTTCACGGCCTGGTCGGCCAGAACGGCGCCGGCAAATCGACGCTCATCAAGCTGCTCGCCGGATTGCACAGGCCGGATGAAGGGCGGATCGAGATCGAAGGCCGAGCTTTCGATCATCTGACACCGCATCTTGCAGAGTCTCTCGGAATCCAGTTCATCCACCAGGACCGGCTGCTGGTGCCGACCTTCACCGTCGGCGAGGCGCTGTTTCTCGGTCGCGAAGCTCGTATTGCCGGCACGCCGCTTTTGGACCGCCGGCGCATGCAGCGCCGCGCGCGTGAGATATTGGCCAATTATTTCGGGGTGAATCTGCCCAATAACGTCCTGATCGGGGAACTCTCCACTGCGGAACGGCAGATCGTTCAGATCACCCGCGCGCTCCTGAACCAGCCAAAGGTGCTTGTCTTCGATGAACCGACGGCGGCGCTGATCCGGCGGGAGGCCGACATCCTCTTTCGTCTGATCCGCCGACTGCGCGACGAAGGCGTGACAATCATCTACATTTCCCACTACCTCGGCGAGATCGAGGAATTGTGTGACCACGTAACGGTGCTGCGCAACGGCCTCGACGTCGCCTCGGTGCCGATCGCGGAGACCTCGGCTGCCGCCATCACGCGATTGATGGTCGAGCGTGAGATCGCAGAGATGTTCCCAAAACGGCGCATCGAACTCGGCGAAGAGATTCTCAAGGTCGAGAGCCTGACAGCGCCGAACCGTTTTGCCGACATCAGCTTCACGCTGCGTCGCGGCGAGATACTCGGCATAACCGGCCTTCTGGGTTCCGGTGCAAAAGATCTGGTGCGCGCCTTGTTTGGGCTGGAGAAAGCTGTTTCGGGTCGCATCAAGGTTGCAGGAAAACCGGCGCAACCGCTCAGCCCCGCGCAGGCAGTTGGCAAGCAAATCGCTCTGGTGCCGGAAGACCGTCGCGGCCACGGTGTCGCACTCGATCTCAGCCTTGCGGAAAACGTCACGCTGTCCAGCCTTTCCCGCTATACGCGGTTAGGCCTTCTAGATCGAAAGCGCGAGCGCCGTGATACCGATGACCTGGTCAAACGGCTTCAGATCAAGGCTCAGGGACGCGACACGCTGGTGCGCACGCTTTCAGGTGGCAATCAGCAGAAGGTTGCGATCGCAAAATGGTTGAGCCGCCATTCGGAAATCTATCTCCTCGATGAGCCGACCGTCGGCGTCGACATCGGTTCGAAGGTGGAAATCTATACCTTGATCGGTGAGCTTGCGGCTCGTGGGGCCGGTATCATCGTCCTCTCGTCGGATCTGCCGGAGCTGATCGGCATAACCGATCGCATTCTCGTGCTCTTCCGCGGCCGGGTGACCCGCGAATTCATCTCTTCGGAAACCACAACAGATGAAGTGCTGGCGGAATCGACCGGTGCGTCAGAAGGATTGCGCCATGTCGGTTGACATTCAGTTCGCTCCCGCAGCCGATCTAGCTACAAAGGAAACTCCGATCCGCTCAGCCGGCAATGTCGCCGCAACTGCCTTGCGCTTCGGCTCACTTATTGCCTTTGCCGTCATCCTTGCCGTCTTCTCACTGACTGCCCCTTATTTCCTAAGCATCGGCAATATCGGAAATGTACTCGGCCAGTCAGCCATCTCGGGCGTGCTCGCCATCGGGTTGACCGTCGTTCTGATCGCCGGCGGCGCCAACGTGGTCACCGGCGGCATCGATCTGTCGCTCGCGGCCAATATGGGCCTCAGCGCAGCCGTCTATGCCAGTCTCCTGCAGCTTGGCTACGGCGATCCCGTGGTGATCGTTGCGACCTTGCTGGTTGGACTGGCGATCGGTGCAGTCAACGCCGCCGCGGTCGTGCTGGCCGGCATCGTACCCCTGCTCGCCACGCTCGCCGTCATGAACATCGTTGCCGGTCTGGAACTGGTGCTGACGCAAAATACGGTCCTACCGGCTTCGAGCGATTTCCTGACGGCACTGTCCGCCTCCGACGGCTTCGGCATTCCGGTGCTTGCCTATGTGCTCCTCGGCTTTGCCGCAGTTGCGGCGGTGATCGTGCAAAATACGCCGCTGGGCCTGAGGCTCTATGCGGTGGGCGAGTTTCCGGATGCGGCGCGCGCAGCCGGGTTGCCGCTCAAGCGCTTGCTCGCCGGCGCCTTCGTCGCCAGCGGATTGTGCGGCGGCATTGCGGGCATCCTTTCTGTCTCGTATCTGAGCGGCAGTACGACCGGCTCCGGCGAGATGCTGCTGCCTGTCGTCATCACCGCTCTTCTCGGCTCGGTTTTCTCCCGTCGGCTCGTGCCGACGATTACCGGAACGCTGCTGTCGGCCTTGCTGGTCGGATTCCTCGTCAACGGCTTCCAGCTCCTCAATCTGCCGAGCACGCTGGTCAGCGGCATTCAGGGCCTCCTCATCCTCATCGTCGTTTCGGCGACGACATTGCTGCGCAAGCGGGAGATCTGACGATGCCGCTTTCGAATTCAGCTTTTCCGTCGCAGACCCGTTCGCATCGTCCTCTCACCATTCTGGCGCGCTATGGCTTGATCCTGGCGCTCGTCGCCGTCTTTGCGATTTTCTCCGCAACAACGCCGACCTTTCTGACCCCTGCCAACCTGCAAAGCATTCTGGTCAACAATTTCACTCTGCTGGCCATTGTTTCCATTGCCATGACCTTCGCCGTGTCTGCCGGCGGGATCGACCTGTCGGTCGGGACTTCGGTCGATTTTGCGAGTTTCGCATTCGTGTCTCTCGTACTTGCCGGGCAACCGGTGGCGCTCGGCCTACTGGCCGGCTTAGCAGTGGGTGCTGCGGTCGGCGCGTTTAACGCCCTCCTGATTTCATGGATTGGGGTCTCGCCATTCCTTGCAACGCTCGGCACATTGTTCATCGGCCGCAGCGTGCAGCAATTGCTGACGAATGGCGGGAACCCGGTCTATCTGCCGCCCTCAGGCGTGCCGCAGGCCTTCCGCTTTCTCGGCCATGGCTATATCGCCGGCTTTCCGGTTCCGCTCGCAATCTCCGTCCTTATCATCGCAGCCGCCGTCATGCTCTTCACCCGCATGCGCTTCGGCCGCGTGGTTCTTTCGATCGGCATCCAGCCAAGCGTCGTGCGTTATTCCGGCATCAGCCTCGGCGGCCATATTGCCGCAACCTTCATTCTTGCCGGGCTAATCGCGGCCGTCGCAGGTCTCATTCTGACCGCGACCGTTACGGTCTACATTCCCTCCTCCGGAAACGCGTTTCTTCTGAACGCCATCGGCGCGACCTTTATCGGAACCACGCTCTCATCGCTGGGCCGCCCGAATGTCGCAGGAACCGTACTTGGCGTTCTGCTTCTTAGCATCGTTGCCAATGGCCTCTTGCTGACCGGCCTGAACTTCTATTGGCAACAGGTCGGCACGGGCACGCTCATCTTTGCCGTCCTGGCCTTCAGCTTCATCAACAGGAAAACCGTCGGCGCCTGACAAGGTGCTGGTCGAATACATACAGGAATAACGATATGAGTCGCGAAATCAGGCTGAACGCCTTCGACATGAACTGCGTCGGTCACCAGTCGCCGGGCCTCTGGCGGCATCCGCGCGATCAGTCGTGGAAGTACAAGGATCTCGATTATTGGGTCCATCTCGCCAAGACGCTGGAGCGCGGCAAGTTTGACGGCCTGTTCATCGCCGACGTGCTCGGTGTCTACGACGTATTGAACGGCAATGTCGACGCCGCTCTGCGCCATTCAGCTCAAGTCCCCGTCAACGATCCCCTGCAGCTCATTCCGACCATGGCCTATGTGACCGAACATCTCGGCTTCGGGCTGACGGCATCGCTCTCCTTCGAACACCCCTATACCTTCGCCCGCCGCATCTCGACGCTCGACCACCTGACCAAGGGCCGCGTCGGCTGGAACATCGTCACCTCCTATCTGAACAGCGGTGCGCGCAATATCGGCCAGGCGGCGCAGACGAAGCACGACGATCGCTACGATCTCGCCGAGGAATATCTGGAAATCTGCTACAAGCTCTGGGAAGGAAGCTGGGAAGACGGCGCCGTGGTGCGCGACCGCGAGACCGGCATCTTCACCCATCCGGACAAGGTTCATCCGATCCATCATTCCGGCAAGCAGTTCACCGTGCCAGGCATTCATTTGAGCGAGCCGTCGCCGCAGCGTACGCCAGTGCTCTATCAAGCCGGCGCCTCCAGCCGCGGCAAGGATTTCGCCGGAGCCCATGCCGAATGCATCTTCGTCGCCGCACCGTCGAAGACGGTGCTGAAGCGTTACGTCGCCAATGTTCGCGAGGCGGCAGCGCGGGTCGGGCGCAATCCGCGCGAGATTCTCGCCTTCAACCTGCAGACCGTGATTCTCGGCGAGACTGATGCGGATGCGAAACGGAAGTTCGACGAATATCGCAAATATGTTTCCTATGAGGGCGCGCTGACGCTGATTTCCGGCTGGACGGGCATCGACTTCGGCCAGTTCGCCCCGGACGAACCGCTCCGGCACCGCTATACCAACGCCGTTCAGTCCGCTGTCGAAACCTTCACCACCATAGATCCGGACAAGATCTGGACGGTGCGCGAGATGGCGGATTGGGTCGGCATCGGCGGCTTTGGCCCAGTCTTCGTCGGCTCGCCGCAAACTGTTGCCGACCTCCTGCAGGAATGGGCCGAGGATACCGATGTCGACGGTTTCAATCTTGCCTATGCGGTGACACCGGAAAGTTTCGAGGATGCGGTCGATCTGCTTGTGCCCGAGCTGCAGAAGCGCGGCGTCTACAAGACCGACTATCGCCAGGGAACGCTGAGAGAAAAGCTCGGTAGCAAAGGCCCCCGGCTGCAAGCACCCCATCCGGGCGCCGCCTATCGCGATCTCAATGCGGCTGAGATCGTTAAAGCTGCAGCAGGTTAGCCACAGCACTTTGCTCGTTCAAACGCCGGCCTGGATATCAGGCCGACGTTTACACCCACGGAAGCTCACACCTTTGCTGGTGTCGGCTCCAAGAGAAAGCATCCGCCACGAGGTGTTTGCCCCCAACCCTATCCGACAGCATGGCGAATGGTCTTCGAAAGTCGCAAGAGGAAGGCGGGCCTCGATGAGGCAACAAGCTTCCATGACAGAACCGCTTTCGCCATGCGGCCGGGAAGGACGCCGACGGAAAAAAACCATGCCGCCTGCATCGCACGGCGTCGGAAAGAGGCATTCATTTTCACGCTGGCGACGGCACCGGCAGCGCCGAGCGCAAATCTGGAATCGCTGACCATGGGATGCCGGGATTTGTCCATACAGAGCGATGCCAAACGTTCTTCCAAATGAACGGGATCGTGGAGATTGACGTCCTCTGGCACCGTCAGGCCGATTTCGGCTGCCTGATCCAACAAGGCGTCGATTCGATGGAAGTCATGCTCCATTCGCCAGCGCGCGCGCTGGCCGAGTTTCTCCGCAAAGACGGAGTGATTGGCACCATGGATACGGTAAGCGCCTAGGCAGGATTCGATCGACGTCACCTTTCCATGAAGAGGCGCGACTGTCACCAGATAGCCATCGGCGCCTTGGCGGAAATCTTTCTCCGGAACCGGCATGACCGCATCCAGCGCCGAACGCTTGAAAGCCAAGCCGCTGGTGACGGTGGTCCGATAGCGCCCCCTTTGCAGCAGTTTCGGGGTGACATCGCCGGAGTCGAACGGCAGTTCCTGAGGCGGGAAGACATCTCTCACCTGCATATCCTCATCGACGAGGTGCAATCTGAACTGCGCCTGGACGGTATCCTCCTCCCAGGCATCGACAATTTCGGATACCGCGTTCGGGTAGAGATAATCGTCGGCATCCAGGAAAAGGACGATCTCGCCCCGGCTCGAGGCAAAACCGGTGTTGAACGCCGCAGCGTGCCCGCCATTGGCCTTTCTCAGGCACGTCTTAATTCGAGATCCATAGGAAGCAACGACATCAGCTGTTTCGTCGGTCGACGCATCGTCGACGACGATCACCTCCGTATCGTCGTGGCTTTGCTCCAAGGCACTGTCGATAGAGCGCCTCAGAAATCGTGCATAATTGTAGTTCGAGATGATGATGGAAACTGGAACACGGTCTGTGATGGGGTGCATCGCATTGAACCTCGCAAATCTGCTTTGGTCGCGGCGAACCTACTCATTCAGGTCCTGTGGATTAAAACCCATTCCGGCGAGCACAACTTTCCAAAGCTGAAAGCTGCTGTCACAGACATGCTGGCCGAAGGGTGGCGAAGATACGCTTGGTACGTCTGTACCGCCACGAGCCTCCGCAGCTTTATGGCTTTTGAATGGCCATAATGTCCTATCACCCCGGCCAAGCGCCGGTCGGTTGATCGCCGCGGTTTGGGCCCTGTCGCCTTAGCAAAGACTTAAAAATAGTCTTCAGGTGGCTGTCAGCGTCATTGTCGATAGTCGCGCCCGCCGGGAAAGAAAGCGATTCCTCATGAAGCAAGTGCAAACTAAAAATTATTATTCGGCCGCTCTGATCCTACTGTGTTGGTTTAGAACTGTTCTAGCGTCCCCGCGCTCCGGCGCATTGTTGTCGTCTGTAAGCCTGTGAACCATTCCCGCAATATTTCAGATCGGTCACGGAAGCCGGCCGGCAAAGCTCTTGCATCCGAGCCAGACGCTTCCCCTGATAATGCCATGAAACATCACCAATTGATTTCAGTTGTCGTTCCGACCCTCAACGAGACCGACAATATCGACATTCTCCTGTCTTCCCTGTTTTCGCAGTCCGGTGACGACATCGCGCTCGAGGTCCTGATCGCCGACGGCGGATCGACCGACGGCACGATCGAGCGCGTCCAGGCATGGGAGAATAAGGCGCCCATCAGGCTTATTTCCCCAGGCGGCAAGGGAGGCTTGGCTGGGGATGTCCTGGCAGCGGCGAGACATGCCAGCAGCGACATCGTCGTGGTCATGGATGCCGATTTGAGCCATCCGCCGGAGGAGATTCGCAATCTCGTTCGACCCATCATCGACGGGACGAGCGACATGGTGGTCGGAAGCCGCTATGTGCCGGGCGGCGCCACACCGGATTGGCCACGGTCCCGACGGCTGCTGTCCCGCCTCGGCGGCGCCCTGGCTTGGCCCTTGACCGATATGCGGGATCCGATGTCCGGGTTCTTTGCCGTGCGCAAGGAGCGGCTTCTGGCGATCGATCCAACCGCAATCGGTTTCAAGATCGGTCTGGAGATCATCGCGGAAGGCGGCGACGCCCTTCGGCTGACGGAGGTCCCGATCATCTTTCGTGATCGGGTACACGGGCAAACGAAGATCGGATGGGGGCACATGATAGATTATGCCCGCCGTCTCATGGTCCTTGCCGGAGGTGCGGTTTCCTTTGGAAACGCGACCCGTTTTGCGGGTGTCGGCCTCATTGGCCTGGCTCTCGACCTGCTGCTCTTCCAGATCCTGTTCGGGATGGGATTCGGGTTGGTAGCAGCGCATGTCACCAGCTTCGCCGTCGCCACGATTTCCAACTATATCTTGAATTCCAGATGGGCATTTGCGAGCGATGGGCCACGCCTCCCCGAGCGGGATTGGCGACGCTACATCCGCTTCATGACTGTCTGCCTGCTAGCTTTCGCTCTGCGCGGCGGCATGCTTGCCGGCGCTGTCGAGCTTCTCGGATGGCCCCCTCAAGTCGCCATCATTCTCGGCGTCGGGGCCGCCGCCATCGTCAACTATCTCGGCAATGCCTTCTTCGTATTTCCATCCGCCAGTACCCGCGCGCCATCCGATGTTCGATGGCGCGTGGCGGCGATCGGCGTACTGGGCTACATCCTCGCATTGCGATTGGTTTTCCTCGGGCTTGTCGATCTCGTGCCGGAGGAAACCTATTATTGGAATTACTCCCAACATCTCGACATCGGATATCTCGACCACCCCCCAATGGTCGCCTGGCTGATATGGCTGGGAACAAGCCTGTTTGGCAACACAGGGTTCGGTGTCCGTATCGGCGCTTATCTCGCCTGGATCGTGACCTGCTTTTTCGCTTTCCGGTTATCGCGCAATCTGTCCGGCAAGTCGGCGGCGTTCGTCAGCGTTCTGCTCGTCGCCATCTTGCCGTTCTTCTTTTCCACCGGCTTCATGATGATGCCGGACGTCCCGCTGACGGCTGCATGGGCCGGAACGCTCTATTTTCTCGAGCGTGCGCTGATAGCAGATAAGCGCCGGGCCTGGTGGGGTGTCGGCCTGTGCGTGGGCCTCGGGATGCTCTCCAAATACACGATCGCGCTCCTCGGTCCCGCCACGCTGATCTTCCTTCTTCTTGACGCCAGGGCGCGACGTTGGCTGCTGCGGCCAGAGCCTTATCTCGCCGCCGCGGTGGCTGCTGCACTCTTCTCACCGGTGATCTATTGGAATGCGACACATGCTTGGGCATCGTT is part of the Rhizobium jaguaris genome and encodes:
- a CDS encoding sugar ABC transporter substrate-binding protein; this encodes MNHDQKSGFGRREILKLAAVAGATFAGTGVFAGQSAAADDDSLSLKGKRIAISATGTDHYFDLQAYNAQIAEVKRLGGEPIAVDAGRNDGKLVAQLQTLIAQKPDAIVQILGTLSVIDPWLKKARDAGIPVLTVDVGSTNSINNTTSDNWGIGKDLALQLVSDIGGEGNIVVFNGFYGVTPCAIRYDQLVNVVKYFPKVKIIQPELRDVIPNTVQDAFTQITAILNKYPEKGSIKAIWSAWDIPQLGATQALAAAGRTEIRTYGVDGSPEVLQLVADPNSPAGADAAQQPAEIGRTAIRNVAKLLAGQTLPRETYVPALLANKTNVAEVTKKLGIG
- a CDS encoding sugar ABC transporter ATP-binding protein, producing MTALAPQFEKTDDHVIHFDRIVKHFGGAQALAGASVTIRPGTVHGLVGQNGAGKSTLIKLLAGLHRPDEGRIEIEGRAFDHLTPHLAESLGIQFIHQDRLLVPTFTVGEALFLGREARIAGTPLLDRRRMQRRAREILANYFGVNLPNNVLIGELSTAERQIVQITRALLNQPKVLVFDEPTAALIRREADILFRLIRRLRDEGVTIIYISHYLGEIEELCDHVTVLRNGLDVASVPIAETSAAAITRLMVEREIAEMFPKRRIELGEEILKVESLTAPNRFADISFTLRRGEILGITGLLGSGAKDLVRALFGLEKAVSGRIKVAGKPAQPLSPAQAVGKQIALVPEDRRGHGVALDLSLAENVTLSSLSRYTRLGLLDRKRERRDTDDLVKRLQIKAQGRDTLVRTLSGGNQQKVAIAKWLSRHSEIYLLDEPTVGVDIGSKVEIYTLIGELAARGAGIIVLSSDLPELIGITDRILVLFRGRVTREFISSETTTDEVLAESTGASEGLRHVG
- a CDS encoding ABC transporter permease produces the protein MSVDIQFAPAADLATKETPIRSAGNVAATALRFGSLIAFAVILAVFSLTAPYFLSIGNIGNVLGQSAISGVLAIGLTVVLIAGGANVVTGGIDLSLAANMGLSAAVYASLLQLGYGDPVVIVATLLVGLAIGAVNAAAVVLAGIVPLLATLAVMNIVAGLELVLTQNTVLPASSDFLTALSASDGFGIPVLAYVLLGFAAVAAVIVQNTPLGLRLYAVGEFPDAARAAGLPLKRLLAGAFVASGLCGGIAGILSVSYLSGSTTGSGEMLLPVVITALLGSVFSRRLVPTITGTLLSALLVGFLVNGFQLLNLPSTLVSGIQGLLILIVVSATTLLRKREI
- a CDS encoding ABC transporter permease, which produces MPLSNSAFPSQTRSHRPLTILARYGLILALVAVFAIFSATTPTFLTPANLQSILVNNFTLLAIVSIAMTFAVSAGGIDLSVGTSVDFASFAFVSLVLAGQPVALGLLAGLAVGAAVGAFNALLISWIGVSPFLATLGTLFIGRSVQQLLTNGGNPVYLPPSGVPQAFRFLGHGYIAGFPVPLAISVLIIAAAVMLFTRMRFGRVVLSIGIQPSVVRYSGISLGGHIAATFILAGLIAAVAGLILTATVTVYIPSSGNAFLLNAIGATFIGTTLSSLGRPNVAGTVLGVLLLSIVANGLLLTGLNFYWQQVGTGTLIFAVLAFSFINRKTVGA
- a CDS encoding LLM class flavin-dependent oxidoreductase, which codes for MSREIRLNAFDMNCVGHQSPGLWRHPRDQSWKYKDLDYWVHLAKTLERGKFDGLFIADVLGVYDVLNGNVDAALRHSAQVPVNDPLQLIPTMAYVTEHLGFGLTASLSFEHPYTFARRISTLDHLTKGRVGWNIVTSYLNSGARNIGQAAQTKHDDRYDLAEEYLEICYKLWEGSWEDGAVVRDRETGIFTHPDKVHPIHHSGKQFTVPGIHLSEPSPQRTPVLYQAGASSRGKDFAGAHAECIFVAAPSKTVLKRYVANVREAAARVGRNPREILAFNLQTVILGETDADAKRKFDEYRKYVSYEGALTLISGWTGIDFGQFAPDEPLRHRYTNAVQSAVETFTTIDPDKIWTVREMADWVGIGGFGPVFVGSPQTVADLLQEWAEDTDVDGFNLAYAVTPESFEDAVDLLVPELQKRGVYKTDYRQGTLREKLGSKGPRLQAPHPGAAYRDLNAAEIVKAAAG
- a CDS encoding glycosyltransferase, coding for MHPITDRVPVSIIISNYNYARFLRRSIDSALEQSHDDTEVIVVDDASTDETADVVASYGSRIKTCLRKANGGHAAAFNTGFASSRGEIVLFLDADDYLYPNAVSEIVDAWEEDTVQAQFRLHLVDEDMQVRDVFPPQELPFDSGDVTPKLLQRGRYRTTVTSGLAFKRSALDAVMPVPEKDFRQGADGYLVTVAPLHGKVTSIESCLGAYRIHGANHSVFAEKLGQRARWRMEHDFHRIDALLDQAAEIGLTVPEDVNLHDPVHLEERLASLCMDKSRHPMVSDSRFALGAAGAVASVKMNASFRRRAMQAAWFFSVGVLPGRMAKAVLSWKLVASSRPAFLLRLSKTIRHAVG
- a CDS encoding glycosyltransferase family 39 protein; this translates as MKHHQLISVVVPTLNETDNIDILLSSLFSQSGDDIALEVLIADGGSTDGTIERVQAWENKAPIRLISPGGKGGLAGDVLAAARHASSDIVVVMDADLSHPPEEIRNLVRPIIDGTSDMVVGSRYVPGGATPDWPRSRRLLSRLGGALAWPLTDMRDPMSGFFAVRKERLLAIDPTAIGFKIGLEIIAEGGDALRLTEVPIIFRDRVHGQTKIGWGHMIDYARRLMVLAGGAVSFGNATRFAGVGLIGLALDLLLFQILFGMGFGLVAAHVTSFAVATISNYILNSRWAFASDGPRLPERDWRRYIRFMTVCLLAFALRGGMLAGAVELLGWPPQVAIILGVGAAAIVNYLGNAFFVFPSASTRAPSDVRWRVAAIGVLGYILALRLVFLGLVDLVPEETYYWNYSQHLDIGYLDHPPMVAWLIWLGTSLFGNTGFGVRIGAYLAWIVTCFFAFRLSRNLSGKSAAFVSVLLVAILPFFFSTGFMMMPDVPLTAAWAGTLYFLERALIADKRRAWWGVGLCVGLGMLSKYTIALLGPATLIFLLLDARARRWLLRPEPYLAAAVAAALFSPVIYWNATHAWASFAFQSSGRLQSAKTFSLPDLISSAAILLTPLGLVAAMSALVTRNRVTYERKTDTEARRRSLFIKIYTLVPLSVFVAFSLFHEVKLNWTGPLWLALLPAISATIVAAGGSLSRFDGLLRRLWVPTVMTMLVIYGLGLHYLVLGFPLVGHFGNIRTLPVAWQEFGHQAGLIERNVEQETGKQVLLAGMDKYFVASEIAFYDRVDDDAVRTSMGRGALGQDSLMYGYWFKPADVQGRNVILFGLKKGDLEQTSLDGLFSRLSEIKEQKVTKHGAPVGSFYYRIGYDLRSCPPLATQIPGVSCNTQ